A region from the Halomonas piscis genome encodes:
- a CDS encoding LysR family transcriptional regulator, with product MEIRWLEDFIALARTRHFSRAADEQHVTQPTFSRRIKLLEEEMGATLINRQTLPLSLTAEGEEFLALCEKITEGVRVTRERIRDISAGHDRRIAVAAPQSLLAHFLPEWLAATGLEGRVEPYLRATGWVAADYFKALNRGECDLALCYWPLERCDLELDNSACRYRTLGYEHLIPVSAPAPDGTPRFTLPASRRSPVPWFAYPRLGLLGAALKTHLARLPEAPGLAVKSENLYAAGIKELVALGYGVGWLPERSVRRALASGTLVRAGDTRWDVPLALRLYRHRHHHHAELDVLWGELAATEASR from the coding sequence GCGGCATTTCTCCCGCGCCGCCGACGAGCAGCACGTGACTCAGCCGACGTTTTCCCGTCGCATCAAGCTGCTGGAAGAAGAAATGGGCGCGACGCTGATCAACCGGCAAACGCTGCCGTTGTCGCTCACCGCCGAGGGCGAGGAATTTCTCGCCCTGTGCGAAAAGATCACCGAGGGCGTACGCGTAACCCGGGAGCGCATCCGCGATATCAGCGCCGGCCACGACCGGCGCATCGCCGTGGCCGCGCCGCAGAGCCTGCTGGCGCACTTTCTCCCCGAGTGGCTGGCCGCCACGGGCCTCGAAGGCCGCGTTGAGCCCTACCTGCGCGCCACTGGCTGGGTTGCAGCGGACTACTTCAAGGCGCTCAACCGCGGCGAGTGCGACCTGGCGCTGTGCTACTGGCCCCTTGAGCGCTGCGACCTGGAGCTGGATAATAGCGCCTGCCGCTACCGCACCCTGGGCTACGAGCACCTGATTCCGGTCAGCGCCCCCGCGCCCGACGGCACGCCGCGCTTTACCCTGCCGGCCAGCCGCCGTTCGCCTGTCCCCTGGTTTGCCTATCCCAGGCTCGGGCTTTTAGGGGCAGCGCTAAAGACGCACCTGGCGCGCCTGCCCGAGGCCCCCGGTCTGGCGGTCAAAAGCGAGAATCTCTACGCCGCCGGCATCAAGGAGCTGGTCGCCCTGGGCTACGGCGTCGGCTGGCTGCCCGAACGCAGCGTACGCCGCGCGCTAGCGTCGGGCACTCTGGTGCGCGCCGGCGATACCCGTTGGGATGTCCCCCTGGCACTGCGCCTTTACCGCCACCGGCATCACCACCACGCCGAGCTGGATGTTCTCTGGGGCGAGCTTGCTGCGACGGAGGCCTCGCGCTGA
- the pepQ gene encoding Xaa-Pro dipeptidase — protein MADTLDRLQKDHIQRLLTAYRELMRQHELDAIALYSGHALPHYGDDQYPEFQASGHFMHWTALLEAQHSWLVITPDAKPRLVLHAPTDFWHLTPSLPDEPWVGEFDIELVNEATAPALKGRVALIGNVEALQDGPVAVPHGEANPPALTHALDELRLYKSPYEIACLREANRLAMAGHEAAHAGFAGAGAELDIQLAYLGASRQRESHVPYDNIVGLNEHAGVLHYQHYDLNAPTGRYSLLVDAGRRFRGYCSDITRTHAGPDAPALFGRLIKAMHELKDSLVADVAPGVDYASLQLSMHRRLADILVSHDLYRGTADDCVASGATRAFCPHGVGHSLGIQVHDVAGLTAPDGTPAPAPEDHPALRLTRTLAPGMVVTIEPGLYFIPMLLEPLRHTDVPVNWPLVEQLQPCGGIRIEDNVAVTASGFDNLTPKAAI, from the coding sequence ATGGCCGATACCCTTGATCGCCTGCAAAAAGATCACATCCAACGGCTGTTAACGGCCTACCGCGAGCTGATGCGCCAGCACGAGCTGGACGCCATCGCGCTTTACAGCGGCCACGCCCTGCCCCACTACGGCGACGACCAGTACCCCGAGTTTCAGGCTAGCGGGCACTTCATGCACTGGACGGCGCTGCTTGAGGCCCAGCACAGCTGGCTTGTAATCACCCCCGATGCCAAGCCGCGGCTGGTGCTGCACGCGCCCACGGACTTCTGGCATCTGACGCCGTCGCTTCCCGACGAACCCTGGGTCGGCGAGTTTGATATCGAGCTGGTCAATGAAGCCACCGCCCCGGCGCTCAAAGGTCGGGTGGCGCTGATCGGCAACGTCGAAGCGCTGCAGGACGGCCCGGTTGCCGTGCCCCACGGCGAGGCCAACCCGCCGGCGCTGACACATGCCCTGGACGAGCTGCGCCTGTACAAAAGCCCCTATGAGATCGCCTGCCTGCGCGAAGCCAATCGCCTGGCCATGGCCGGCCACGAGGCCGCCCACGCCGGCTTTGCCGGCGCCGGTGCCGAGCTCGATATTCAACTCGCCTACCTCGGCGCCAGCCGCCAGCGCGAATCCCACGTGCCCTACGACAACATCGTCGGGCTCAACGAACACGCCGGCGTGCTGCACTACCAGCACTACGACCTGAATGCCCCGACCGGGCGCTACAGCCTGCTGGTCGATGCCGGGCGGCGCTTTCGCGGCTACTGCTCGGATATTACCCGCACCCACGCCGGCCCGGACGCCCCGGCGCTTTTTGGCCGGTTGATCAAGGCCATGCACGAGCTCAAGGATTCGCTGGTAGCCGATGTTGCTCCGGGCGTTGACTACGCCAGCCTGCAGCTTTCCATGCATCGCCGGCTGGCCGACATCCTGGTCAGCCACGATCTCTACCGCGGCACCGCCGACGACTGCGTGGCAAGCGGCGCCACCCGGGCCTTCTGCCCCCACGGCGTGGGCCATTCCCTGGGCATCCAGGTGCACGACGTGGCCGGGCTGACCGCCCCGGACGGCACCCCCGCGCCGGCCCCGGAAGACCACCCGGCGCTGCGGCTTACCCGCACCCTTGCGCCGGGCATGGTGGTCACCATCGAACCGGGGCTCTACTTTATTCCCATGCTGCTGGAGCCGCTGCGCCATACCGACGTGCCGGTCAACTGGCCGCTGGTCGAGCAGCTCCAGCCCTGCGGCGGCATTCGCATCGAAGACAACGTCGCGGTCACCGCTAGCGGGTTTGACAACCTCACGCCCAAAGCCGCTATCTGA